A stretch of the Macaca mulatta isolate MMU2019108-1 chromosome 16, T2T-MMU8v2.0, whole genome shotgun sequence genome encodes the following:
- the ERBB2 gene encoding receptor tyrosine-protein kinase erbB-2 isoform X13, with product MQLEGASWERACSQSQEEEEVEEEGCLRKYKNEVVELRFPSIGTGETRGAAWAAVRPFPRGSFRRRAPGPHPSPHPAPHALPAGSSRSHGAGAAVSTMELAAWYRWGLLLALLPPGAAGTQVCTGTDMKLRLPASPETHLDMLRHLYQGCQVVQGNLELTYLPTNASLSFLQDIQEVQGYVLIAHNQVRQVPLQRLRIVRGTQLFEDNYALAVLDNGDPLNNTTPVTGASPGGLRELQLRSLTEILKGGVLIQRNPQLCYQDTILWKDIFHKNNQLALTLIDTNRSRACHPCSPVCKGSRCWGESSEDCQSLTRTVCAGGCARCKGPLPTDCCHEQCAAGCTGPKHSDCLACLHFNHSGICELHCPALVTYNTDTFESMPNPEGRYTFGASCVTACPYNYLSTDVGSCTLVCPLHNQEVTAEDGTQRCEKCSKPCARVCYGLGMEHLREVRAVTSANIQEFAGCKKIFGSLAFLPESFDGDPASNTAPLQPEQLRVFETLEEITGYLYISAWPDSLPDLSVLQNLQVIRGRILHNGAYSLTLQGLGISWLGLRSLRELGSGLALIHHNTRLCFVHTVPWDQLFRNPHQALLHTANRPEDECVGEGLACHQLCARGHCWGPGPTQCVNCSQFLRGQECVEECRVLQGLPREYVNARHCLPCHPECQPQNGSVTCFGPEADQCVACAHYKDPPFCVARCPSGVKPDLSYMPIWKFPDEEGTCQPCPINCTHSCVDLDDKGCPAEQRASPLTSIISAVVGILLVVVLGVVFGILIKRRQQKIRKYTMRRLLQETEAQMRILKETELRKVKVLGSGAFGTVYKGIWIPDGENVKIPVAIKVLRENTSPKANKEILDEAYVMAGVGSPYVSRLLGICLTSTVQLVTQLMPYGCLLDHVRENRGRLGSQDLLNWCMQIAKGMSYLEDVRLVHRDLAARNVLVKSPNHVKITDFGLARLLDIDETEYHADGGKVPIKWMALESILRRRFTHQSDVWSYGVTVWELMTFGAKPYDGIPAREIPDLLEKGERLPQPPICTIDVYMIMVKCWMIDSECRPRFRELVSEFSRMARDPQRFVVIQNEDLGPASPLDSTFYRSLLEDDDMGDLVDAEEYLVPQQGFFCPDPAPGTGGMVHHRHRSSSTRSGGGDLTLGLEPSEEEAPRSPRAPSEGTGSDVFDGDLGMGAAKGLQSLPAHDPSPLQRYSEDPTVPLPSETDGYVAPLTCSPQPEYVNQPDVRPQPPSPQEGPLSPARPTGATLERPKTLSPGKNGVVKDVFAFGGAVENPEYLAPRGGAAPQPHLPPAFSPAFDNLYYWDQDPSERGAPPSTFKGTPTAENPEYLGLDMPV from the exons ATGCAGTTGGAGGGGGCGAGCTGGGAGCGCGCTTGCTCCCAatcacaggaggaggaggaggtggaggaggagggctgCTTGAGGAAGTATAAGAATGAAGTTGTGGAACTGAGATTCCCCTCCATTGGGACCGGAGAAACCAGGGGAGCCGCCTGGGCAGCTGTGCGCCCCTTCCCACGGGGCTCTTTCCGGCGCCGCGCGCCCGGCCCCCACCCCTCGCCGCACCCCGCGCCCCACGCCCTCCCAGCCGGGTCCAGCCGGAGCCATGGGGCCGGAGCCGCAGTGAGCACCATGGAGCTGGCGGCCTGGTACCGCTGGGGGCTCCTCCTCGCCCTCTTGCCCCCCGGAGCTGCGGGCACCCAAG TGTGCACCGGCACAGACATGAAGCTGCGGCTCCCTGCCAGTCCCGAGACCCACCTGGACATGCTCCGCCACCTCTACCAGGGCTGCCAGGTGGTGCAGGGTAACCTGGAACTCACCTACCTGCCCACCAATGCCAGCCTCTCCTTCCTGCAG GATATCCAGGAGGTGCAGGGCTACGTGCTCATCGCTCACAACCAAGTGAGGCAGGTCCCACTGCAGAGGCTGCGGATTGTGCGAGGCACCCAGCTCTTTGAGGACAACTATGCCCTGGCCGTGCTAGACAATGGAGACCCGCTGAACAATACCACCCCTGTCACAGGGGCCTCCCCAGGAGGCCTGCGGGAGCTGCAGCTTCGAAGCCTCACAG AGATCTTGAAAGGAGGGGTCTTGATCCAGCGGAACCCCCAGCTCTGCTACCAGGACACGATTTTGTGGAAGGACATCTTCCATAAGAACAACCAGCTGGCTCTCACACTGATCGACACCAACCGCTCTCGGGCCT GCCACCCCTGTTCTCCAGTGTGTAAGGGCTCCCGCTGCTGGGGAGAGAGTTCTGAGGATTGTCAGAGCC TGACGCGCACTGTCTGTGCCGGTGGCTGTGCCCGCTGCAAGGGGCCACTGCCCACTGACTGCTGCCATGAGCAGTGTGCTGCCGGCTGCACGGGCCCCAAGCACTCTGACTGCCTG gcctgcctccacTTCAACCACAGCGGCATCTGTGAACTGCACTGCCCAGCCCTGGTCACCTACAACACAGACACCTTTGAGTCCATGCCCAACCCCGAGGGCCGGTATACATTCGGCGCCAGCTGTGTGACTGCCTGTCCCT ACAACTACCTTTCTACGGACGTGGGATCCTGCACCCTCGTCTGCCCCCTGCACAACCAAGAGGTGACAGCGGAGGACGGAACACAGCGATGTGAGAAGTGCAGCAAGCCCTGTGCCCGAG TGTGCTATGGTCTGGGCATGGAGCACTTGCGAGAGGTGAGGGCGGTCACCAGTGCCAATATCCAGGAGTTTGCTGGCTGCAAGAAGATCTTTGGGAGCTTGGCATTTCTGCCAGAGAGCTTTGATGG CGACCCAGCCTCCAACACCGCCCCGCTTCAGCCGGAGCAGCTCCGAGTGTTTGAGACTCTGGAAGAGATCACAG GTTACCTATACATCTCAGCATGGCCAGACAGCCTGCCTGACCTTAGCGTCCTCCAGAACCTGCAAGTAATCCGGGGACGAATTCTGCACAA TGGCGCCTACTCACTGACCCTGCAAGGGCTGGGCATCAGCTGGCTGGGGCTGCGCTCGCTGAGGGAACTGGGCAGTGGACTGGCCCTCATCCACCATAACACCCGCCTCTGCTTTGTGCACACGGTGCCCTGGGACCAGCTCTTCCGGAACCCGCACCAAGCCCTGCTCCACACTGCCAACCGGCCAGAGGACGAGTGTG TGGGCGAGGGCCTGGCCTGCCACCAGCTGTGCGCCCGAGGGCACTGCTGGGGTCCAGGGCCCACCCAGTGTGTCAACTGCAGCCAGTTCCTTCGGGGCCAGGAGTGCGTGGAGGAATGCCGAGTACTGCAGGG GCTCCCCAGGGAGTATGTGaatgccagacactgtttgccGTGCCACCCTGAGTGTCAGCCCCAGAATGGCTCAGTGACATGTTTTGGACCG GAGGCTGACCAGTGTGTGGCCTGTGCCCACTATAAGGACCCTCCCTTCTGCGTGGCCCGCTGCCCCAGCGGTGTGAAACCTGACCTCTCCTACATGCCCATCTGGAAGTTTCCAGATGAGGAGGGCACGTGCCAGCCTTGCCCCATCAACTGCACCCACTC CTGTGTGGACCTGGATGACAAGGGCTGCCCCGCCGAGCAGAGAGCCAG CCCTCTGACGTCCATCATCTCTGCTGTGGTGGGCATTCTGCTGGTCGTGGTCTTGGGGGTGGTCTTTGGAATCCTCATCAAGCGACGGCAGCAGAAGATCCGGAAGTACACGATGCGGAGGCTGCTGCAGGAAACGGAG GCGCAGATGCGGATCCTGAAAGAGACGGAGCTGAGGAAGGTGAAGGTGCTTGGATCTGGAGCTTTTGGCACAGTCTACAAG GGCATCTGGATCCCTGATGGGGAGAATGTGAAAATTCCAGTGGCCATCAAAGTGTTGAGGGAAAACACATCCCCCAAAGCCAACAAAGAAATCTTAGAT GAAGCATACGTGATGGCTGGTGTGGGCTCCCCATATGTCTCCCGCCTCCTGGGCATCTGCCTGACATCCACGGTGCAGCTGGTGACACAGCTTATGCCCTATGGCTGCCTCTTAGACCATGTCCGAGAAAACCGCGGACGCCTGGGCTCCCAGGACCTGCTGAACTGGTGTATGCAGATTGCCAAG GGGATGAGCTACCTGGAGGATGTGCGGCTCGTACACAGGGACTTGGCTGCTCGGAACGTGCTGGTCAAGAGTCCCAACCATGTCAAAATTACAGACTTTGGGCTGGCTCGGCTGCTGGACATTGACGAGACAGAGTaccatgcagatgggggcaag GTGCCCATCAAGTGGATGGCGCTGGAGTCCATTCTCCGACGGCGGTTCACCCACCAGAGTGATGTGTGGAGTTATG GTGTGACTGTGTGGGAGCTGATGACTTTTGGGGCCAAACCTTACGATGGGATCCCAGCCCGGGAGATCCCTGACCTGCTGGAAAAGGGGGAGCGGCTGCCCCAGCCCCCCATCTGCACCATTGATGTCTACATGATCATGGTCAAAT gttGGATGATTGACTCTGAATGTCGGCCGAGATTCCGGGAGTTGGTGTCGGAATTCTCCCGCATGGCCAGGGACCCCCAGCGCTTTGTGGTCATCCAG AATGAGGACTTGGGCCCAGCCAGTCCCTTGGACAGCACCTTCTACCGCTCACTGCTGGAGGACGATGACATGGGGGACCTGGTGGATGCTGAGGAGTATCTGGTACCCCAGCAGGGCTTCTTCTGTCCAGACCCTGCCCCGGGCACTGGGGGCATGGTCCACCACAGGCACCGCAGCTCATCTACCAGG AGTGGCGGTGGGGACCTGACGCTAGGGCTGGAGCCCTCTGAAGAGGAGGCCCCCAGGTCTCCACGGGCACCCTCCGAAGGGACTGGCTCTGATGTATTTGATGGTGACCTAGGAATGGGGGCAGCCAAGGGGCTGCAAAGCCTCCCCGCACATGACCCCAGCCCTCTACAGCGGTACAGTGAGGACCCCACGGTACCCCTGCCCTCTGAGACTGACGGCTACGTTGCCCCCCTGACCTGCAGTCCCCAGCCCG AATATGTGAACCAGCCAGATGTTCGGCCACAGCCCCCTTCGCCCCAAGAGGGCCCTCTGTCTCCTGCCCGACCTACTGGTGCCACTCTGGAAAGGCCCAAGACTCTCTCCCCAGGGAAGAATGGGGTTGTCAAAGACGTTTTTGCCTTTGGGGGTGCTGTGGAGAACCCCGAGTACTTGGCACCCCGGGGAGGAGCTGCCCCTCAGCCCCACCTTCCTCCTGCCTTCAGCCCAGCCTTCGACAACCTCTATTACTGGGACCAGGACCCATCAGAGCGGGGGGCTCCACCTAGCACCTTCAAAGGGACACCTACGGCAGAGAACCCAGAGTACCTGGGTCTGGACATGCCAGTGTGA
- the ERBB2 gene encoding receptor tyrosine-protein kinase erbB-2 isoform X29 → MELAAWYRWGLLLALLPPGAAGTQDNYLSTDVGSCTLVCPLHNQEVTAEDGTQRCEKCSKPCARVCYGLGMEHLREVRAVTSANIQEFAGCKKIFGSLAFLPESFDGDPASNTAPLQPEQLRVFETLEEITGYLYISAWPDSLPDLSVLQNLQVIRGRILHNGAYSLTLQGLGISWLGLRSLRELGSGLALIHHNTRLCFVHTVPWDQLFRNPHQALLHTANRPEDECVGEGLACHQLCARGHCWGPGPTQCVNCSQFLRGQECVEECRVLQGLPREYVNARHCLPCHPECQPQNGSVTCFGPEADQCVACAHYKDPPFCVARCPSGVKPDLSYMPIWKFPDEEGTCQPCPINCTHSCVDLDDKGCPAEQRASPLTSIISAVVGILLVVVLGVVFGILIKRRQQKIRKYTMRRLLQETELVEPLTPSGAMPNQAQMRILKETELRKVKVLGSGAFGTVYKGIWIPDGENVKIPVAIKVLRENTSPKANKEILDEAYVMAGVGSPYVSRLLGICLTSTVQLVTQLMPYGCLLDHVRENRGRLGSQDLLNWCMQIAKGMSYLEDVRLVHRDLAARNVLVKSPNHVKITDFGLARLLDIDETEYHADGGKVPIKWMALESILRRRFTHQSDVWSYGVTVWELMTFGAKPYDGIPAREIPDLLEKGERLPQPPICTIDVYMIMVKCWMIDSECRPRFRELVSEFSRMARDPQRFVVIQNEDLGPASPLDSTFYRSLLEDDDMGDLVDAEEYLVPQQGFFCPDPAPGTGGMVHHRHRSSSTRSGGGDLTLGLEPSEEEAPRSPRAPSEGTGSDVFDGDLGMGAAKGLQSLPAHDPSPLQRYSEDPTVPLPSETDGYVAPLTCSPQPEYVNQPDVRPQPPSPQEGPLSPARPTGATLERPKTLSPGKNGVVKDVFAFGGAVENPEYLAPRGGAAPQPHLPPAFSPAFDNLYYWDQDPSERGAPPSTFKGTPTAENPEYLGLDMPV, encoded by the exons ATGGAGCTGGCGGCCTGGTACCGCTGGGGGCTCCTCCTCGCCCTCTTGCCCCCCGGAGCTGCGGGCACCCAAG ACAACTACCTTTCTACGGACGTGGGATCCTGCACCCTCGTCTGCCCCCTGCACAACCAAGAGGTGACAGCGGAGGACGGAACACAGCGATGTGAGAAGTGCAGCAAGCCCTGTGCCCGAG TGTGCTATGGTCTGGGCATGGAGCACTTGCGAGAGGTGAGGGCGGTCACCAGTGCCAATATCCAGGAGTTTGCTGGCTGCAAGAAGATCTTTGGGAGCTTGGCATTTCTGCCAGAGAGCTTTGATGG CGACCCAGCCTCCAACACCGCCCCGCTTCAGCCGGAGCAGCTCCGAGTGTTTGAGACTCTGGAAGAGATCACAG GTTACCTATACATCTCAGCATGGCCAGACAGCCTGCCTGACCTTAGCGTCCTCCAGAACCTGCAAGTAATCCGGGGACGAATTCTGCACAA TGGCGCCTACTCACTGACCCTGCAAGGGCTGGGCATCAGCTGGCTGGGGCTGCGCTCGCTGAGGGAACTGGGCAGTGGACTGGCCCTCATCCACCATAACACCCGCCTCTGCTTTGTGCACACGGTGCCCTGGGACCAGCTCTTCCGGAACCCGCACCAAGCCCTGCTCCACACTGCCAACCGGCCAGAGGACGAGTGTG TGGGCGAGGGCCTGGCCTGCCACCAGCTGTGCGCCCGAGGGCACTGCTGGGGTCCAGGGCCCACCCAGTGTGTCAACTGCAGCCAGTTCCTTCGGGGCCAGGAGTGCGTGGAGGAATGCCGAGTACTGCAGGG GCTCCCCAGGGAGTATGTGaatgccagacactgtttgccGTGCCACCCTGAGTGTCAGCCCCAGAATGGCTCAGTGACATGTTTTGGACCG GAGGCTGACCAGTGTGTGGCCTGTGCCCACTATAAGGACCCTCCCTTCTGCGTGGCCCGCTGCCCCAGCGGTGTGAAACCTGACCTCTCCTACATGCCCATCTGGAAGTTTCCAGATGAGGAGGGCACGTGCCAGCCTTGCCCCATCAACTGCACCCACTC CTGTGTGGACCTGGATGACAAGGGCTGCCCCGCCGAGCAGAGAGCCAG CCCTCTGACGTCCATCATCTCTGCTGTGGTGGGCATTCTGCTGGTCGTGGTCTTGGGGGTGGTCTTTGGAATCCTCATCAAGCGACGGCAGCAGAAGATCCGGAAGTACACGATGCGGAGGCTGCTGCAGGAAACGGAG CTGGTGGAGCCACTGACACCGAGTGGAGCGATGCCCAACCAGGCGCAGATGCGGATCCTGAAAGAGACGGAGCTGAGGAAGGTGAAGGTGCTTGGATCTGGAGCTTTTGGCACAGTCTACAAG GGCATCTGGATCCCTGATGGGGAGAATGTGAAAATTCCAGTGGCCATCAAAGTGTTGAGGGAAAACACATCCCCCAAAGCCAACAAAGAAATCTTAGAT GAAGCATACGTGATGGCTGGTGTGGGCTCCCCATATGTCTCCCGCCTCCTGGGCATCTGCCTGACATCCACGGTGCAGCTGGTGACACAGCTTATGCCCTATGGCTGCCTCTTAGACCATGTCCGAGAAAACCGCGGACGCCTGGGCTCCCAGGACCTGCTGAACTGGTGTATGCAGATTGCCAAG GGGATGAGCTACCTGGAGGATGTGCGGCTCGTACACAGGGACTTGGCTGCTCGGAACGTGCTGGTCAAGAGTCCCAACCATGTCAAAATTACAGACTTTGGGCTGGCTCGGCTGCTGGACATTGACGAGACAGAGTaccatgcagatgggggcaag GTGCCCATCAAGTGGATGGCGCTGGAGTCCATTCTCCGACGGCGGTTCACCCACCAGAGTGATGTGTGGAGTTATG GTGTGACTGTGTGGGAGCTGATGACTTTTGGGGCCAAACCTTACGATGGGATCCCAGCCCGGGAGATCCCTGACCTGCTGGAAAAGGGGGAGCGGCTGCCCCAGCCCCCCATCTGCACCATTGATGTCTACATGATCATGGTCAAAT gttGGATGATTGACTCTGAATGTCGGCCGAGATTCCGGGAGTTGGTGTCGGAATTCTCCCGCATGGCCAGGGACCCCCAGCGCTTTGTGGTCATCCAG AATGAGGACTTGGGCCCAGCCAGTCCCTTGGACAGCACCTTCTACCGCTCACTGCTGGAGGACGATGACATGGGGGACCTGGTGGATGCTGAGGAGTATCTGGTACCCCAGCAGGGCTTCTTCTGTCCAGACCCTGCCCCGGGCACTGGGGGCATGGTCCACCACAGGCACCGCAGCTCATCTACCAGG AGTGGCGGTGGGGACCTGACGCTAGGGCTGGAGCCCTCTGAAGAGGAGGCCCCCAGGTCTCCACGGGCACCCTCCGAAGGGACTGGCTCTGATGTATTTGATGGTGACCTAGGAATGGGGGCAGCCAAGGGGCTGCAAAGCCTCCCCGCACATGACCCCAGCCCTCTACAGCGGTACAGTGAGGACCCCACGGTACCCCTGCCCTCTGAGACTGACGGCTACGTTGCCCCCCTGACCTGCAGTCCCCAGCCCG AATATGTGAACCAGCCAGATGTTCGGCCACAGCCCCCTTCGCCCCAAGAGGGCCCTCTGTCTCCTGCCCGACCTACTGGTGCCACTCTGGAAAGGCCCAAGACTCTCTCCCCAGGGAAGAATGGGGTTGTCAAAGACGTTTTTGCCTTTGGGGGTGCTGTGGAGAACCCCGAGTACTTGGCACCCCGGGGAGGAGCTGCCCCTCAGCCCCACCTTCCTCCTGCCTTCAGCCCAGCCTTCGACAACCTCTATTACTGGGACCAGGACCCATCAGAGCGGGGGGCTCCACCTAGCACCTTCAAAGGGACACCTACGGCAGAGAACCCAGAGTACCTGGGTCTGGACATGCCAGTGTGA
- the ERBB2 gene encoding receptor tyrosine-protein kinase erbB-2 isoform X24: MSRAFLDSDEEALRVCTGTDMKLRLPASPETHLDMLRHLYQGCQVVQGNLELTYLPTNASLSFLQDIQEVQGYVLIAHNQVRQVPLQRLRIVRGTQLFEDNYALAVLDNGDPLNNTTPVTGASPGGLRELQLRSLTEILKGGVLIQRNPQLCYQDTILWKDIFHKNNQLALTLIDTNRSRACHPCSPVCKGSRCWGESSEDCQSLTRTVCAGGCARCKGPLPTDCCHEQCAAGCTGPKHSDCLACLHFNHSGICELHCPALVTYNTDTFESMPNPEGRYTFGASCVTACPYNYLSTDVGSCTLVCPLHNQEVTAEDGTQRCEKCSKPCARVCYGLGMEHLREVRAVTSANIQEFAGCKKIFGSLAFLPESFDGDPASNTAPLQPEQLRVFETLEEITGYLYISAWPDSLPDLSVLQNLQVIRGRILHNGAYSLTLQGLGISWLGLRSLRELGSGLALIHHNTRLCFVHTVPWDQLFRNPHQALLHTANRPEDECVGEGLACHQLCARGHCWGPGPTQCVNCSQFLRGQECVEECRVLQGLPREYVNARHCLPCHPECQPQNGSVTCFGPEADQCVACAHYKDPPFCVARCPSGVKPDLSYMPIWKFPDEEGTCQPCPINCTHSCVDLDDKGCPAEQRASPLTSIISAVVGILLVVVLGVVFGILIKRRQQKIRKYTMRRLLQETELVEPLTPSGAMPNQAQMRILKETELRKVKVLGSGAFGTVYKGIWIPDGENVKIPVAIKVLRENTSPKANKEILDEAYVMAGVGSPYVSRLLGICLTSTVQLVTQLMPYGCLLDHVRENRGRLGSQDLLNWCMQIAKGMSYLEDVRLVHRDLAARNVLVKSPNHVKITDFGLARLLDIDETEYHADGGKVPIKWMALESILRRRFTHQSDVWSYGVTVWELMTFGAKPYDGIPAREIPDLLEKGERLPQPPICTIDVYMIMVKCWMIDSECRPRFRELVSEFSRMARDPQRFVVIQNEDLGPASPLDSTFYRSLLEDDDMGDLVDAEEYLVPQQGFFCPDPAPGTGGMVHHRHRSSSTRSGGGDLTLGLEPSEEEAPRSPRAPSEGTGSDVFDGDLGMGAAKGLQSLPAHDPSPLQRYSEDPTVPLPSETDGYVAPLTCSPQPEYVNQPDVRPQPPSPQEGPLSPARPTGATLERPKTLSPGKNGVVKDVFAFGGAVENPEYLAPRGGAAPQPHLPPAFSPAFDNLYYWDQDPSERGAPPSTFKGTPTAENPEYLGLDMPV; this comes from the exons ATGTCCAGGGCATTTTTGGACTCTGATGAGGAGGCATTAAGAG TGTGCACCGGCACAGACATGAAGCTGCGGCTCCCTGCCAGTCCCGAGACCCACCTGGACATGCTCCGCCACCTCTACCAGGGCTGCCAGGTGGTGCAGGGTAACCTGGAACTCACCTACCTGCCCACCAATGCCAGCCTCTCCTTCCTGCAG GATATCCAGGAGGTGCAGGGCTACGTGCTCATCGCTCACAACCAAGTGAGGCAGGTCCCACTGCAGAGGCTGCGGATTGTGCGAGGCACCCAGCTCTTTGAGGACAACTATGCCCTGGCCGTGCTAGACAATGGAGACCCGCTGAACAATACCACCCCTGTCACAGGGGCCTCCCCAGGAGGCCTGCGGGAGCTGCAGCTTCGAAGCCTCACAG AGATCTTGAAAGGAGGGGTCTTGATCCAGCGGAACCCCCAGCTCTGCTACCAGGACACGATTTTGTGGAAGGACATCTTCCATAAGAACAACCAGCTGGCTCTCACACTGATCGACACCAACCGCTCTCGGGCCT GCCACCCCTGTTCTCCAGTGTGTAAGGGCTCCCGCTGCTGGGGAGAGAGTTCTGAGGATTGTCAGAGCC TGACGCGCACTGTCTGTGCCGGTGGCTGTGCCCGCTGCAAGGGGCCACTGCCCACTGACTGCTGCCATGAGCAGTGTGCTGCCGGCTGCACGGGCCCCAAGCACTCTGACTGCCTG gcctgcctccacTTCAACCACAGCGGCATCTGTGAACTGCACTGCCCAGCCCTGGTCACCTACAACACAGACACCTTTGAGTCCATGCCCAACCCCGAGGGCCGGTATACATTCGGCGCCAGCTGTGTGACTGCCTGTCCCT ACAACTACCTTTCTACGGACGTGGGATCCTGCACCCTCGTCTGCCCCCTGCACAACCAAGAGGTGACAGCGGAGGACGGAACACAGCGATGTGAGAAGTGCAGCAAGCCCTGTGCCCGAG TGTGCTATGGTCTGGGCATGGAGCACTTGCGAGAGGTGAGGGCGGTCACCAGTGCCAATATCCAGGAGTTTGCTGGCTGCAAGAAGATCTTTGGGAGCTTGGCATTTCTGCCAGAGAGCTTTGATGG CGACCCAGCCTCCAACACCGCCCCGCTTCAGCCGGAGCAGCTCCGAGTGTTTGAGACTCTGGAAGAGATCACAG GTTACCTATACATCTCAGCATGGCCAGACAGCCTGCCTGACCTTAGCGTCCTCCAGAACCTGCAAGTAATCCGGGGACGAATTCTGCACAA TGGCGCCTACTCACTGACCCTGCAAGGGCTGGGCATCAGCTGGCTGGGGCTGCGCTCGCTGAGGGAACTGGGCAGTGGACTGGCCCTCATCCACCATAACACCCGCCTCTGCTTTGTGCACACGGTGCCCTGGGACCAGCTCTTCCGGAACCCGCACCAAGCCCTGCTCCACACTGCCAACCGGCCAGAGGACGAGTGTG TGGGCGAGGGCCTGGCCTGCCACCAGCTGTGCGCCCGAGGGCACTGCTGGGGTCCAGGGCCCACCCAGTGTGTCAACTGCAGCCAGTTCCTTCGGGGCCAGGAGTGCGTGGAGGAATGCCGAGTACTGCAGGG GCTCCCCAGGGAGTATGTGaatgccagacactgtttgccGTGCCACCCTGAGTGTCAGCCCCAGAATGGCTCAGTGACATGTTTTGGACCG GAGGCTGACCAGTGTGTGGCCTGTGCCCACTATAAGGACCCTCCCTTCTGCGTGGCCCGCTGCCCCAGCGGTGTGAAACCTGACCTCTCCTACATGCCCATCTGGAAGTTTCCAGATGAGGAGGGCACGTGCCAGCCTTGCCCCATCAACTGCACCCACTC CTGTGTGGACCTGGATGACAAGGGCTGCCCCGCCGAGCAGAGAGCCAG CCCTCTGACGTCCATCATCTCTGCTGTGGTGGGCATTCTGCTGGTCGTGGTCTTGGGGGTGGTCTTTGGAATCCTCATCAAGCGACGGCAGCAGAAGATCCGGAAGTACACGATGCGGAGGCTGCTGCAGGAAACGGAG CTGGTGGAGCCACTGACACCGAGTGGAGCGATGCCCAACCAGGCGCAGATGCGGATCCTGAAAGAGACGGAGCTGAGGAAGGTGAAGGTGCTTGGATCTGGAGCTTTTGGCACAGTCTACAAG GGCATCTGGATCCCTGATGGGGAGAATGTGAAAATTCCAGTGGCCATCAAAGTGTTGAGGGAAAACACATCCCCCAAAGCCAACAAAGAAATCTTAGAT GAAGCATACGTGATGGCTGGTGTGGGCTCCCCATATGTCTCCCGCCTCCTGGGCATCTGCCTGACATCCACGGTGCAGCTGGTGACACAGCTTATGCCCTATGGCTGCCTCTTAGACCATGTCCGAGAAAACCGCGGACGCCTGGGCTCCCAGGACCTGCTGAACTGGTGTATGCAGATTGCCAAG GGGATGAGCTACCTGGAGGATGTGCGGCTCGTACACAGGGACTTGGCTGCTCGGAACGTGCTGGTCAAGAGTCCCAACCATGTCAAAATTACAGACTTTGGGCTGGCTCGGCTGCTGGACATTGACGAGACAGAGTaccatgcagatgggggcaag GTGCCCATCAAGTGGATGGCGCTGGAGTCCATTCTCCGACGGCGGTTCACCCACCAGAGTGATGTGTGGAGTTATG GTGTGACTGTGTGGGAGCTGATGACTTTTGGGGCCAAACCTTACGATGGGATCCCAGCCCGGGAGATCCCTGACCTGCTGGAAAAGGGGGAGCGGCTGCCCCAGCCCCCCATCTGCACCATTGATGTCTACATGATCATGGTCAAAT gttGGATGATTGACTCTGAATGTCGGCCGAGATTCCGGGAGTTGGTGTCGGAATTCTCCCGCATGGCCAGGGACCCCCAGCGCTTTGTGGTCATCCAG AATGAGGACTTGGGCCCAGCCAGTCCCTTGGACAGCACCTTCTACCGCTCACTGCTGGAGGACGATGACATGGGGGACCTGGTGGATGCTGAGGAGTATCTGGTACCCCAGCAGGGCTTCTTCTGTCCAGACCCTGCCCCGGGCACTGGGGGCATGGTCCACCACAGGCACCGCAGCTCATCTACCAGG AGTGGCGGTGGGGACCTGACGCTAGGGCTGGAGCCCTCTGAAGAGGAGGCCCCCAGGTCTCCACGGGCACCCTCCGAAGGGACTGGCTCTGATGTATTTGATGGTGACCTAGGAATGGGGGCAGCCAAGGGGCTGCAAAGCCTCCCCGCACATGACCCCAGCCCTCTACAGCGGTACAGTGAGGACCCCACGGTACCCCTGCCCTCTGAGACTGACGGCTACGTTGCCCCCCTGACCTGCAGTCCCCAGCCCG AATATGTGAACCAGCCAGATGTTCGGCCACAGCCCCCTTCGCCCCAAGAGGGCCCTCTGTCTCCTGCCCGACCTACTGGTGCCACTCTGGAAAGGCCCAAGACTCTCTCCCCAGGGAAGAATGGGGTTGTCAAAGACGTTTTTGCCTTTGGGGGTGCTGTGGAGAACCCCGAGTACTTGGCACCCCGGGGAGGAGCTGCCCCTCAGCCCCACCTTCCTCCTGCCTTCAGCCCAGCCTTCGACAACCTCTATTACTGGGACCAGGACCCATCAGAGCGGGGGGCTCCACCTAGCACCTTCAAAGGGACACCTACGGCAGAGAACCCAGAGTACCTGGGTCTGGACATGCCAGTGTGA